A window from Pyrococcus yayanosii CH1 encodes these proteins:
- a CDS encoding (2Fe-2S)-binding protein, whose product MRIVCRCNDVTVEDVERLIDEGVTDIEELKRLLRIGMGPCQGRTCLPIVISILARKTGKRPEDIPLPATRFPVRPVPIKALVEGEK is encoded by the coding sequence ATGAGAATCGTGTGCAGGTGCAACGACGTGACGGTTGAGGACGTTGAGAGGCTAATTGATGAGGGCGTAACAGATATAGAAGAGCTCAAGAGGCTGCTCCGCATAGGGATGGGGCCCTGCCAGGGGAGGACGTGCCTGCCGATAGTCATCTCAATCCTCGCAAGGAAGACGGGGAAGAGGCCAGAGGATATCCCCCTGCCGGCGACGAGGTTCCCCGTGAGGCCCGTTCCAATAAAGGCCCTCGTGGAGGGTGAGAAATGA
- a CDS encoding 4Fe-4S dicluster domain-containing protein yields the protein MSIPHYLREGYLTVEELKELIGLPSEERLRRGPVAIPECPQQIPCTPCKEVCPTGAVAMERPNDIPKVDYEKCIGCSLCVQICPGLAFFMVHYIGDRARITMPHELLPLPRVGEEVVLLNRIGEPVGKGKVVAVIPREKAKGDTPIITVEVPIELAWEVRAVRVVRE from the coding sequence ATGAGCATCCCTCACTACCTTAGAGAGGGCTACCTAACGGTCGAGGAGCTGAAAGAGCTCATAGGTCTGCCGAGCGAGGAGAGGCTGAGGAGAGGACCCGTCGCTATACCCGAGTGTCCCCAGCAGATACCCTGCACCCCCTGCAAGGAGGTCTGCCCCACCGGGGCCGTGGCCATGGAAAGGCCCAATGACATCCCGAAAGTTGACTATGAGAAGTGCATTGGATGCTCCCTCTGCGTGCAAATTTGTCCAGGTCTCGCATTCTTCATGGTCCACTACATTGGCGACAGGGCGAGGATAACGATGCCCCACGAGCTTCTACCCCTGCCGAGGGTCGGGGAGGAAGTCGTTCTGCTGAACCGCATCGGCGAGCCCGTCGGAAAGGGGAAGGTCGTTGCCGTTATCCCACGGGAGAAGGCGAAGGGAGATACACCCATAATAACCGTCGAGGTTCCCATCGAGCTCGCCTGGGAGGTTAGGGCCGTTAGGGTGGTGAGAGAATGA
- a CDS encoding FAD-dependent oxidoreductase, translated as MRLGEHPILNFSRGRKVTIYFEGKQIEAYEGETIAAALHAAGIRVLNYSRVEGRPRGLFCAIGKCSSCLMTVNGVPNVRTCITLVEDGMVIERGQGELTKDKEIPKFGKARKVEGDIIVIGGGPAGLMAAIGASDAGAKVVLIDENHMLGGQLVKQTHKFFGKREQFAGVRGIKIAKILEEEVRKRGIEVFLETSAVGIFQEGDEKLIVAIRKNEELIEFRGRAVIVATGAMEKSVPFENNDLPGVYGAGAIQTLMNTYGVKPGERALIVGAGNVGLILAYQLLQADVEVKAIVEAMPKIGGYFVHAAKVRRLGIPILTRHTILRAEGRERVERAAVAQIDENWKPIPGTEKVFDVDLIAIAVGLRPSIELLHQAGCQIRYVPELGGHVAVRDEWMETTVRGIFVAGDSAGIEEATTAMLEGRIAGIAAALRLGIADESWVREIEKAQKELEEFRSGPFGQHVVEGIKKLLGVRA; from the coding sequence GTGCGCCTTGGTGAGCATCCGATTCTCAACTTCTCCCGCGGAAGGAAGGTCACCATATACTTCGAAGGAAAGCAGATAGAAGCCTACGAGGGAGAAACCATTGCGGCAGCCCTCCACGCGGCCGGTATACGAGTCCTCAACTACTCAAGAGTTGAGGGAAGACCTAGGGGTCTCTTCTGCGCCATAGGCAAGTGCTCCTCCTGCCTCATGACCGTCAACGGCGTTCCGAACGTCAGGACGTGCATAACCCTTGTCGAGGACGGCATGGTCATCGAGCGAGGACAGGGAGAGCTGACAAAGGACAAAGAAATTCCAAAGTTCGGAAAGGCGAGGAAGGTGGAAGGGGACATCATCGTCATCGGGGGCGGGCCAGCAGGACTGATGGCAGCCATAGGGGCGAGCGACGCCGGTGCAAAAGTCGTTCTGATAGACGAGAATCACATGCTGGGGGGCCAGCTCGTAAAGCAGACCCACAAGTTCTTCGGGAAGAGGGAGCAGTTCGCCGGCGTAAGGGGCATTAAGATTGCGAAAATCCTGGAGGAAGAGGTAAGGAAGAGGGGAATAGAGGTGTTCCTCGAAACATCGGCGGTGGGCATATTTCAAGAGGGCGATGAAAAGCTCATCGTGGCCATCAGAAAGAACGAGGAGCTAATAGAGTTCCGCGGTAGAGCAGTGATAGTGGCTACTGGGGCCATGGAGAAGAGCGTCCCCTTCGAGAATAATGACCTACCCGGAGTATATGGAGCAGGAGCTATACAGACGCTCATGAACACTTATGGAGTTAAACCGGGGGAGAGGGCCCTCATAGTGGGGGCTGGAAACGTTGGCCTTATTCTAGCCTACCAGCTTCTTCAGGCGGATGTCGAGGTCAAGGCCATCGTAGAGGCCATGCCAAAGATAGGTGGCTATTTCGTCCATGCTGCGAAAGTCAGGCGTCTCGGCATCCCCATACTAACGAGACACACCATTCTGAGGGCTGAGGGAAGGGAAAGAGTCGAGAGGGCTGCCGTGGCTCAGATAGACGAGAACTGGAAGCCGATTCCGGGGACGGAGAAGGTCTTTGACGTTGACCTCATAGCCATAGCTGTTGGTCTGAGACCAAGCATCGAGCTCCTCCACCAAGCCGGCTGCCAGATAAGGTATGTGCCAGAGCTGGGCGGCCACGTCGCCGTTAGGGACGAGTGGATGGAGACAACGGTGAGGGGAATATTCGTGGCCGGCGACTCCGCCGGAATCGAGGAGGCCACGACGGCGATGCTTGAGGGCAGGATAGCCGGCATTGCCGCAGCTCTGAGGCTCGGTATAGCCGACGAGAGCTGGGTAAGGGAAATTGAGAAAGCGCAGAAAGAGCTGGAGGAGTTCCGGTCCGGACCCTTCGGTCAGCACGTTGTCGAGGGCATTAAGAAACTCCTGGGGGTGAGAGCATGA
- a CDS encoding CBS domain-containing protein: MVIVPRPIDPRDIKRIRKELGITQEELARKAGVTQAYIAKLEAGKVDPRLSTLNRILRALIECQKARVTARSIMSSPIIYVRPGDRVEKVVRLMKKHNISQVPVIDNEKVIGAITEKNLVRRSLEDEDIYSRNVTEVMEEPFPLVSEEEDIEVIKYLLEKHPAVIVQGKNGKPIGIITRSDIFRLG, translated from the coding sequence GTGGTAATAGTGCCCCGGCCGATCGATCCAAGGGATATCAAAAGGATAAGAAAAGAGCTAGGAATAACTCAAGAGGAGCTGGCGAGGAAAGCTGGAGTAACCCAGGCCTACATAGCCAAGCTCGAAGCCGGTAAGGTTGATCCCCGCCTATCTACGCTCAACAGGATTCTTCGAGCCCTTATAGAGTGCCAGAAGGCGAGGGTAACGGCCAGAAGCATAATGTCGAGTCCCATAATCTACGTCAGGCCCGGGGACAGGGTTGAGAAAGTTGTTAGGCTCATGAAGAAGCACAACATATCCCAGGTCCCAGTGATTGATAACGAGAAGGTCATAGGAGCCATAACTGAGAAGAACCTCGTCAGAAGGAGTCTTGAGGATGAGGATATATACTCCCGGAACGTTACGGAGGTCATGGAGGAACCATTCCCTCTCGTTTCTGAGGAGGAAGACATAGAAGTTATAAAGTACCTCCTTGAAAAGCACCCGGCCGTTATAGTTCAGGGGAAGAACGGCAAGCCAATTGGTATAATAACGAGGTCAGACATCTTCAGGCTCGGATAG
- the cas4 gene encoding CRISPR-associated protein Cas4 yields MIEFYASEALICPRRIYFRLKGYPERWPDIAKPRLEKGNRTHSVLGEILRKRFGFELEKHIVLRSSRLGIEIHGKIDAFRDFPIEIKGKSSLPKVPPDYHLAQLNVYLRWAETEYGYLYYVKLDNRPEKIVGSINFSNFPLVKGRNFKAFEVPYDDSLFRETVRHFYSVKRYFEKDKLPGGWKGPHCRFCPYNYLCFPDGL; encoded by the coding sequence ATGATAGAGTTCTACGCCAGTGAGGCCTTGATATGCCCCAGAAGGATATACTTCCGCCTAAAGGGGTATCCGGAAAGGTGGCCAGATATTGCGAAGCCTAGGCTTGAGAAGGGCAACAGAACCCACTCGGTTCTCGGGGAAATACTCCGGAAGAGGTTCGGATTCGAGCTCGAAAAGCATATAGTGCTCCGTTCCTCCAGGCTTGGCATAGAGATACACGGGAAAATAGATGCCTTCAGGGATTTTCCCATAGAGATAAAGGGCAAGTCGAGCCTTCCCAAGGTTCCTCCCGACTACCACCTAGCCCAGCTGAATGTTTACCTGAGGTGGGCCGAGACTGAGTATGGCTACCTCTACTACGTCAAGCTCGACAATAGGCCCGAGAAAATAGTGGGGTCCATAAACTTCTCCAATTTTCCCTTAGTGAAAGGAAGGAACTTCAAGGCATTCGAGGTTCCCTATGATGATTCCCTCTTTAGGGAGACCGTCAGGCACTTCTACTCCGTAAAGAGATACTTCGAGAAGGATAAGCTTCCCGGAGGCTGGAAGGGCCCACACTGCAGGTTTTGCCCCTACAACTATCTCTGCTTTCCGGACGGCCTCTAG
- a CDS encoding metallophosphoesterase gives MLVGVLSDTHYPKAYFPDVVLEVFEKQDVELIIHAGDITEPILLEKLNEVAPVLAVRGNADPPGLREVEVVDIGGMKTLVIHGHQFLSLTAQNLVYKAFEEEATLVIFGHTHRPYFEAVEAMRRKVYLLNPGSPTLPRLSPPSFALMEVEKERVKVRFYNPWDV, from the coding sequence ATGCTCGTGGGTGTTTTGAGCGATACCCACTATCCGAAAGCCTACTTTCCAGACGTTGTCCTTGAGGTGTTCGAGAAGCAGGACGTTGAGCTGATAATCCACGCGGGGGATATCACTGAACCCATCCTTTTGGAAAAGCTCAACGAGGTCGCCCCAGTCCTCGCCGTCAGGGGGAACGCGGATCCCCCCGGCTTGAGAGAGGTAGAGGTCGTTGATATAGGTGGCATGAAGACTCTCGTAATTCATGGCCATCAGTTTCTCTCCCTAACGGCCCAGAACCTGGTATACAAGGCCTTCGAGGAGGAGGCCACGCTGGTAATATTCGGCCATACTCACAGGCCCTACTTCGAGGCCGTGGAAGCCATGAGGAGAAAGGTCTACCTGCTGAACCCCGGATCACCCACACTTCCTAGGCTCTCTCCACCGAGCTTCGCCCTGATGGAGGTTGAGAAGGAAAGAGTGAAGGTGCGGTTCTACAACCCCTGGGATGTCTAG
- a CDS encoding Gar1/Naf1 family protein — protein MKRLGKVSHYAKQGLLIVRTNWVPTLNEPVVDKNLKPVGIVKDVFGPVKAPYVAVKPKVKDPERYVGEVLYIDDRRKRKHRGRKERERKKGR, from the coding sequence ATGAAGAGGCTCGGGAAGGTTAGTCATTATGCCAAACAAGGGCTCCTCATAGTTAGGACGAACTGGGTTCCCACCCTGAACGAGCCAGTCGTTGACAAGAACCTCAAGCCAGTTGGAATAGTGAAGGATGTTTTCGGGCCAGTCAAGGCGCCCTACGTGGCTGTGAAGCCCAAGGTTAAGGACCCGGAGAGGTACGTGGGTGAGGTCCTCTACATCGATGATAGGAGGAAGAGGAAGCACAGGGGGCGGAAAGAGAGGGAGAGAAAGAAGGGCAGATGA
- a CDS encoding ArsR/SmtB family transcription factor, whose product MKFNEELGRLLDVLGNETRRKILLLLTKRPYFVSELSQELGVGQKAVLEHLRMLEEAGLVESRIEKIPRGRPRKYYMIKRGLRLEILLTPHLFGSEVYEPRDITKSPEYEQARELIKSQEPVQVKMRELAEFLSELDERIREIVKEKRELEEVRMLVESYIENVMRRMLDENRRMFEEILAEIEKILPPGYARRIKEKFMENI is encoded by the coding sequence ATGAAATTTAACGAGGAGCTTGGAAGGCTCCTCGACGTGCTCGGTAATGAGACGAGAAGGAAGATACTCCTCCTGCTCACCAAGAGACCTTATTTCGTCAGCGAGCTAAGCCAAGAGCTCGGAGTGGGTCAGAAAGCCGTGCTGGAGCACCTGAGGATGCTAGAGGAAGCAGGATTGGTGGAGAGCAGGATTGAGAAGATTCCCAGGGGCAGACCAAGGAAGTACTACATGATAAAGAGGGGATTGCGCCTTGAGATACTTCTGACGCCCCACCTCTTCGGCTCTGAAGTCTATGAACCTAGGGACATAACCAAGAGCCCCGAGTATGAGCAGGCTAGGGAGCTCATAAAGTCTCAGGAACCCGTTCAGGTCAAGATGAGAGAGCTTGCAGAGTTTCTGAGCGAGCTGGACGAGAGAATAAGAGAGATCGTGAAGGAGAAGAGGGAGCTCGAAGAAGTCAGGATGCTCGTAGAGAGCTACATTGAGAACGTCATGAGAAGAATGCTCGATGAGAACAGGAGGATGTTCGAAGAGATACTCGCCGAGATAGAGAAGATACTCCCCCCAGGCTACGCGAGGAGGATAAAGGAGAAGTTCATGGAAAACATTTAA
- a CDS encoding HAD family hydrolase, producing the protein MLRGIIFDVDETLVYYEGYSLRKWYESIALPAMKELEIVVDWETFRKMAKGELPRSYVEKFGIDHVEFWKALDRANREYRERLLREGKIKTFPDVGVLKDLKAMEIKLAAVSNASQDNTELVLEAFGLKDYFDVILGKDYAYLDGVKPNPYLVKKALRLMNIGPEEALVVGDSELDVKAGHAAGVRVVQVIREKKVEGADYYVRNLWELLELVKDLKTRDP; encoded by the coding sequence ATGCTGAGAGGAATAATATTTGATGTCGATGAGACCCTCGTCTATTATGAAGGTTACTCTCTGAGAAAGTGGTACGAGAGCATCGCCTTACCCGCGATGAAGGAGCTCGAGATCGTTGTGGACTGGGAAACCTTTCGAAAGATGGCGAAGGGGGAGCTTCCGAGGAGTTACGTGGAGAAGTTCGGAATCGACCACGTGGAGTTCTGGAAGGCTCTCGATAGGGCCAACAGAGAATATCGGGAGAGACTTTTGAGGGAGGGCAAGATAAAAACTTTCCCAGACGTAGGAGTCCTGAAAGATCTAAAGGCCATGGAAATCAAGCTTGCAGCCGTCAGCAACGCCTCCCAGGACAACACGGAGCTCGTCTTGGAGGCATTTGGGCTGAAGGACTACTTCGACGTAATCCTCGGAAAGGACTACGCGTACCTCGACGGCGTCAAGCCGAATCCGTACCTTGTAAAGAAGGCCCTAAGGCTGATGAATATTGGACCGGAAGAAGCCCTCGTCGTGGGGGACAGCGAGTTGGACGTAAAGGCCGGACACGCTGCAGGCGTGAGAGTTGTCCAGGTCATTAGAGAAAAGAAAGTCGAGGGCGCCGACTATTACGTCAGGAACCTATGGGAACTCCTCGAGCTCGTCAAGGATCTCAAAACTCGTGACCCCTGA
- a CDS encoding SDR family oxidoreductase has translation MLRNKFIIVTGGAGFIGSHIAEVLAEDNEVVVIDNLYTGRKENIPANVKFVEADVRDYSIAEMIRHADYIFHEAAIVSVQESIENPLLTEEVNVLGTLNILRALSEGHGKLIFASSAAIYGDSSNLPLREDEPPRPLSPYGVSKVAGEHYCMVFHRLYGVPTVVLRYFNVFGPRQGGNQYAGVIRIFMERALKGEPLVIFGDGRQTRDFIYVKDVVRANIIVAEKRRAEGETFNVATGRETTILELALKVIELTGSSSPVLFDAPRPGDIRRSVANVEKISRLGFKPRYTLEDGLRETLEWFQKTFNIVNQSGGESL, from the coding sequence ATGCTGAGGAACAAGTTTATCATCGTCACGGGCGGCGCTGGATTCATAGGTTCTCATATAGCCGAGGTGCTCGCAGAAGACAATGAGGTCGTTGTAATCGACAACCTCTATACGGGCAGAAAAGAGAACATCCCCGCAAACGTCAAATTTGTTGAGGCTGACGTAAGGGACTATTCCATAGCCGAAATGATAAGGCATGCTGACTACATCTTCCACGAGGCCGCAATCGTCAGCGTTCAGGAGAGCATAGAGAACCCTTTGCTGACGGAGGAGGTCAATGTCCTTGGCACGCTCAACATTCTAAGGGCCTTGAGTGAAGGTCACGGCAAGTTAATCTTTGCATCTTCGGCCGCGATTTACGGTGACAGCTCAAATCTGCCCCTGAGAGAGGATGAGCCCCCGAGGCCTCTCTCCCCCTATGGTGTGAGTAAAGTAGCTGGTGAGCACTACTGCATGGTCTTCCACAGGCTTTATGGGGTTCCGACGGTTGTCCTCAGGTACTTCAACGTCTTTGGACCGAGACAGGGAGGCAATCAGTATGCCGGTGTCATACGAATATTCATGGAGAGGGCGCTTAAGGGGGAGCCCCTCGTGATATTTGGAGACGGTAGGCAGACGAGGGACTTCATATACGTTAAGGACGTAGTCAGGGCCAACATAATCGTAGCCGAAAAGAGAAGGGCCGAAGGAGAAACTTTTAACGTGGCGACGGGAAGGGAGACAACGATCTTGGAGCTTGCCCTCAAGGTCATCGAGCTCACGGGCTCTAGTAGTCCGGTACTCTTTGACGCTCCTAGGCCTGGAGATATAAGGAGGAGCGTCGCGAACGTGGAGAAGATTTCCCGGCTTGGATTTAAGCCTAGATACACCCTTGAGGATGGGCTTAGGGAGACCCTCGAATGGTTCCAAAAGACTTTTAACATTGTAAACCAATCCGGTGGTGAGTCCCTCTAA
- a CDS encoding acetate--CoA ligase family protein yields the protein MSRIEKARAIIEKAKAENRPLVEPEAKEILKLYGVPVPDFKVATNEDEAVKFAREIGYPVVMKIVSPQIIHKSDAGGVKINIKNDEEARQAFREIMENAKRYKPDADLWGVIVYKMLPLGKEVIVGMIRDPQFGPAIMFGLGGIFVEILKDVSFRVAPITREEALDMIKEIRAYPILAGARGEKPVDIEALADIIVKVGELALELPEIKELDINPIFAYEDGAVAVDARMLL from the coding sequence ATGAGCAGGATTGAGAAGGCTAGGGCTATCATTGAGAAGGCCAAGGCCGAGAACAGGCCACTCGTCGAGCCAGAGGCTAAGGAGATACTCAAGCTATACGGCGTTCCCGTTCCGGACTTCAAAGTTGCCACCAACGAGGATGAGGCAGTGAAATTCGCGAGGGAAATCGGGTATCCGGTGGTTATGAAGATCGTTTCCCCGCAGATCATCCACAAAAGCGATGCTGGCGGCGTTAAGATAAACATCAAGAACGATGAGGAGGCCAGGCAGGCTTTTAGGGAGATAATGGAGAACGCCAAGAGATATAAGCCCGATGCAGACCTCTGGGGCGTCATCGTCTACAAGATGCTTCCGCTCGGCAAGGAAGTTATAGTCGGTATGATCCGCGACCCGCAGTTCGGTCCAGCTATAATGTTCGGTCTCGGTGGAATCTTCGTCGAGATCCTCAAGGACGTCTCCTTCAGGGTCGCCCCGATAACCAGGGAGGAAGCCCTCGACATGATAAAGGAGATAAGGGCCTACCCAATTCTGGCTGGGGCGCGCGGTGAGAAGCCCGTTGACATCGAGGCTTTGGCAGACATAATTGTCAAGGTCGGCGAGCTCGCCCTTGAGCTTCCAGAAATCAAGGAGCTCGACATCAACCCGATCTTCGCCTATGAGGATGGAGCTGTTGCCGTCGATGCCAGGATGCTTCTCTGA
- a CDS encoding MFS transporter produces the protein MRWSEIPRDAKAYMLYHTIIAPQLIVWILFPLYLMKTGYSILEVGAFFTAVNIVSIPLTYLFGRAFNRWDIKKGLIAIDFLDGVAYVLYGFAKGTVAPLMLFAGRIVEKLSTVLYPLYRAYEQIIYPEDKYEEIFAWHLRLPEIARLITFPILGYLFGYVWSSAEHYRLAFLFFGLLSIPTIAYIWFFLPSVGREERITSESFTFRVGEFKLLLAFEALLTLAWSLAPELVLINYVVFVLKKTVFEVTLIACASSVASVIGTYASERVPKEKGFHVIGLGMLINAFYALVMALAPPFWLALAVYALGDFGNTFWFPFYRSWMFSLIPKERASEFHAAISSYNRLIGLFTPFVAGALASVHATLPYAVSFGLFLLAGGLFVKGQAFRKAKVKNSSQ, from the coding sequence ATGCGCTGGAGTGAAATTCCTAGAGATGCCAAAGCCTATATGCTCTACCACACCATCATAGCTCCCCAGCTGATAGTCTGGATTCTCTTCCCGCTTTACCTCATGAAGACTGGTTATTCCATCCTTGAAGTCGGAGCGTTTTTTACAGCAGTTAATATCGTCTCAATTCCTCTGACTTATCTCTTCGGCAGGGCCTTTAACCGCTGGGACATTAAGAAGGGGCTAATTGCCATCGATTTTCTCGATGGTGTCGCTTACGTCCTCTATGGATTTGCCAAGGGGACAGTAGCCCCGCTTATGCTCTTTGCGGGTAGGATTGTTGAAAAGCTCTCCACGGTACTCTACCCCCTTTACAGAGCATATGAGCAGATAATCTATCCCGAAGACAAGTACGAGGAGATATTCGCCTGGCACCTGCGCCTTCCAGAGATAGCAAGGCTGATAACCTTTCCCATCCTCGGTTACCTCTTCGGCTACGTCTGGAGCTCTGCAGAGCACTACCGCTTGGCGTTCCTCTTCTTCGGCCTGCTCTCGATACCGACCATCGCCTACATCTGGTTCTTCCTTCCGTCGGTTGGCAGAGAGGAGAGGATAACCTCTGAGAGTTTCACCTTCAGAGTTGGCGAGTTTAAGCTCCTGCTGGCCTTTGAAGCGCTGCTGACTCTGGCGTGGTCCCTCGCGCCTGAGCTGGTGCTCATAAACTACGTCGTCTTCGTGCTCAAGAAGACCGTCTTTGAGGTAACACTGATAGCCTGCGCGAGCAGTGTAGCCTCGGTAATAGGAACCTACGCCAGCGAGAGGGTTCCGAAGGAGAAGGGCTTCCATGTCATCGGCCTCGGAATGCTCATCAACGCCTTCTATGCCCTCGTGATGGCTCTAGCACCTCCTTTCTGGCTGGCACTCGCGGTTTATGCCCTGGGGGACTTTGGCAACACTTTCTGGTTCCCATTTTACCGCTCTTGGATGTTTTCTCTTATCCCAAAGGAGCGGGCGAGCGAGTTCCACGCGGCGATATCGAGCTACAACAGGCTTATTGGGCTTTTCACACCCTTCGTTGCCGGCGCACTGGCGAGCGTACATGCGACGCTGCCCTATGCGGTAAGCTTCGGGCTGTTCCTCTTAGCTGGGGGACTTTTCGTTAAAGGACAAGCCTTTAGAAAGGCGAAGGTCAAAAACAGCTCTCAATGA
- a CDS encoding GNAT family N-acetyltransferase, whose product MDIIIKSLQTDDERNACLEVARNLSEWFNEAGLRAIEEDLKSEITFIALDKEVLGFITVKSLNEKVLEILWMAVRREHRGKGIGSKLLNFVEEWAKEHRFEVLLVKTSGDLSYKPYDETRKFYEKNGFVSVALIDPYPEWGEPALIYVKCLKGKEKEH is encoded by the coding sequence TTGGATATAATCATCAAATCTCTACAGACCGATGACGAAAGAAATGCATGTCTTGAAGTAGCCCGCAATTTGTCAGAGTGGTTCAATGAAGCTGGACTCAGGGCTATTGAAGAGGATTTAAAAAGTGAGATCACGTTCATAGCCCTCGATAAAGAAGTCCTTGGTTTCATAACTGTCAAGTCTCTTAATGAAAAAGTCCTTGAAATTCTCTGGATGGCGGTAAGAAGGGAACACAGAGGGAAGGGCATTGGTTCCAAGCTGTTAAACTTCGTCGAGGAGTGGGCAAAGGAACATAGATTTGAAGTACTCCTCGTCAAGACATCCGGCGACCTCTCATACAAGCCCTACGATGAAACGAGGAAGTTCTACGAAAAGAACGGCTTCGTGAGTGTCGCGCTCATTGATCCCTATCCCGAATGGGGCGAGCCTGCACTGATATACGTGAAATGCCTAAAGGGAAAGGAAAAGGAGCATTAG
- a CDS encoding GNAT family N-acetyltransferase translates to MREGCRGRGIGSTLLAFAKEWAKKRGLKGLSVIPEDRNAMKFYMKNGFELKDWQIKGIKDVEECNMKIETCYANYDNPPAFPNISAVYTSGLFLWNLHKRALRVRFKDFV, encoded by the coding sequence GTGCGAGAAGGATGTAGGGGGAGAGGAATAGGTTCAACGCTTTTGGCATTTGCCAAGGAATGGGCAAAGAAACGAGGCCTGAAAGGATTAAGCGTCATTCCGGAAGACAGGAATGCCATGAAGTTTTATATGAAAAATGGATTTGAATTAAAAGACTGGCAGATAAAGGGCATAAAAGATGTTGAAGAATGTAACATGAAAATAGAGACCTGTTATGCCAATTATGATAATCCTCCAGCGTTTCCAAACATTTCAGCCGTTTATACTTCCGGTCTCTTCCTTTGGAACCTCCACAAAAGAGCTCTCCGAGTTAGATTTAAGGACTTTGTGTAA
- a CDS encoding GNAT family N-acetyltransferase: MGCFWVEEVYVRSKFRRRGIERKLVKKVEQEVFKWNSWLYLFVPLRTRMQ, from the coding sequence GTGGGTTGCTTTTGGGTCGAGGAGGTATACGTCAGGTCTAAGTTTAGAAGGCGCGGAATCGAAAGGAAGCTCGTCAAAAAGGTAGAGCAAGAGGTCTTCAAGTGGAACAGCTGGCTCTACCTCTTCGTTCCCCTCAGGACAAGGATGCAGTAG
- a CDS encoding MFS transporter: MNATGSLISIGSYSLFTHLPWVILPPLLGRTLDRMAEKVRLAFLALILQAFLAVLIIPLSSKVWAFYLLVSGISALDILHRYYGFSLVASMTLQESELQRLNATKETAGEATSLLAYPLAGFLAYRFGIWSMLIDAALLLIGALTLIPYLSVEVKRKKRRKKGPNQLKLAESSSSASW; this comes from the coding sequence TTGAACGCTACGGGCTCACTGATAAGCATAGGCAGCTACTCGCTCTTCACCCACCTGCCATGGGTCATCCTGCCACCTCTCCTCGGCCGAACCCTTGACAGAATGGCCGAAAAGGTGAGGCTGGCCTTTCTCGCGCTCATCCTTCAGGCTTTCCTGGCGGTTCTCATAATCCCTCTCTCCTCAAAAGTCTGGGCCTTCTATCTCCTCGTCTCAGGGATCTCAGCTTTAGACATCCTTCACCGATACTACGGCTTTTCGCTGGTTGCCTCGATGACCCTCCAAGAGTCCGAACTTCAGAGGCTCAACGCGACCAAGGAGACTGCTGGCGAGGCCACTTCACTCCTCGCGTATCCACTCGCAGGTTTTCTCGCCTACCGCTTCGGAATATGGAGCATGCTGATAGATGCAGCCCTCTTACTCATCGGTGCACTCACGCTGATTCCGTACCTCAGCGTTGAGGTGAAGCGGAAAAAGAGACGGAAGAAAGGTCCAAACCAGCTAAAATTAGCAGAAAGCTCGTCATCGGCTTCATGGTAA
- a CDS encoding helix-turn-helix domain-containing protein, protein MPDDDLAREVQELKKALAELRKSFNLVSQLAQAYLKLLNIYAQHGELGIDVAVPEVRGDPIAREIVRILFDLKRANVSQIARELKGRRGKASRNTVRAKLTELKELGIVVEVPGERGKTYTLSREVVRKWLEMIGMPIRLDQLNDY, encoded by the coding sequence ATGCCCGACGATGACCTTGCCAGGGAAGTCCAGGAGCTCAAGAAAGCCCTTGCCGAGCTCAGGAAGAGCTTTAACCTGGTCTCTCAGCTAGCCCAGGCTTATCTCAAGCTGCTCAATATTTACGCTCAGCATGGGGAGCTGGGCATCGATGTGGCAGTCCCGGAGGTAAGGGGCGATCCCATAGCGAGGGAGATAGTGAGGATTCTCTTTGACCTCAAGCGCGCGAACGTAAGTCAGATAGCGCGCGAGCTCAAAGGCAGGCGCGGGAAAGCCTCCAGAAATACTGTGCGTGCAAAGCTGACTGAGCTTAAGGAGCTCGGCATCGTCGTTGAGGTTCCCGGCGAGAGGGGGAAGACCTACACCCTCTCAAGGGAAGTGGTCAGGAAGTGGCTTGAAATGATCGGAATGCCGATTAGGCTTGACCAGCTTAATGATTACTGA